From a region of the Thiorhodovibrio winogradskyi genome:
- a CDS encoding lipocalin-like domain-containing protein, producing the protein MLGMPSSVGMRQRARTLLAALCLPLLPLLLFPMPTPASEPVDFTPVTPERELRFPRDFGAHPDYRTEWWYITGWLTDNHGRERGFQVTFFRSATGIGADNPSRFAPRQLILAHAALADPDTGHLLHDERATRELPPLAGLSREDTHAWIGDWLLKRDPDGYRTRVDSEDFGFDLHLVPPAPPVLNGQAGFSQKSPDPKDASYYYSRPRLEVAGSLRLGDQSLKVSGQAWLDHEWSTAYLPEQAAGWDWIGINLHDGGSLMAYRMRHADGSTLWAGGSLIPPGTRPGQPARILRPDEIQFTPERFWQSPRTGTQYPVEWTLELPGQRLRLVPLMDDQELDARRSTQTIYWEGAVRVFEEPIQATNTKATNIGRGYLEMTGYWRRQTALSSP; encoded by the coding sequence TTCCCCATGCCAACACCGGCAAGCGAGCCTGTGGACTTCACCCCCGTCACGCCAGAACGCGAACTCCGCTTCCCGCGTGACTTTGGCGCGCATCCGGACTATCGCACCGAATGGTGGTACATCACCGGCTGGCTGACCGACAACCATGGCCGCGAACGCGGCTTTCAAGTCACCTTCTTCCGCTCCGCGACCGGCATTGGCGCCGACAATCCCAGCCGCTTCGCGCCCCGGCAACTGATCCTGGCCCATGCCGCCCTGGCTGATCCAGACACCGGCCATTTGCTGCACGATGAGCGCGCCACGCGCGAACTCCCGCCACTGGCCGGACTCTCCCGCGAAGATACCCACGCATGGATCGGCGACTGGCTGCTCAAGCGCGATCCGGATGGTTATCGCACCCGCGTCGACAGCGAGGACTTTGGCTTTGACCTGCATCTGGTGCCACCCGCCCCGCCAGTGCTCAATGGCCAGGCCGGCTTCAGCCAGAAAAGCCCGGATCCCAAGGATGCCAGTTATTACTACAGTCGCCCGCGACTTGAGGTAGCCGGCAGCCTGCGCCTCGGCGACCAGAGCCTGAAGGTCAGCGGCCAAGCTTGGCTGGATCATGAATGGTCAACCGCCTACCTGCCAGAGCAGGCGGCCGGCTGGGACTGGATCGGGATCAACCTGCACGACGGCGGCTCGCTGATGGCCTATCGCATGCGCCACGCCGATGGCTCCACGCTCTGGGCCGGCGGCAGTCTCATTCCCCCAGGCACCCGCCCGGGCCAGCCAGCGCGTATTCTGAGGCCGGACGAAATCCAGTTCACCCCAGAGCGCTTCTGGCAGTCGCCACGCACCGGCACCCAGTACCCCGTCGAATGGACTCTCGAACTCCCCGGCCAGCGCCTGCGACTGGTCCCGCTGATGGACGATCAGGAACTCGACGCCCGCCGCTCCACTCAGACTATCTACTGGGAAGGCGCGGTGCGCGTGTTTGAGGAACCCATCCAGGCCACCAACACAAAAGCCACCAACATCGGCCGTGGCTATCTGGAAATGACGGGCTACTGGCGGCGACAGACGGCCTTGTCGTCCCCCTGA
- a CDS encoding hybrid sensor histidine kinase/response regulator, whose protein sequence is MPHRSSLPPRPLIIPEHLYGRDSERGVLLDAFARIAQGTGEILLVPGPSGVGKTALVQQLKQPVLASNGRFCAGKFSQYQQGVPHLAMRQALASLGRSLTEDNSSGVDWPARLQAAVGDFGHLLTGLAPELTPLLGTPAPPPDISPLEARHRFATVLRRFLAPLCQPEHPLVIFIDDWQWADAASLAVLESLEIGTTLRYLLLIAAYRDDEVDEAHPFRATLGSLKHQHRPIKTLAVRPLGLSAQQDFLLATLEPTLAEPAELAHMMHRHTQGNPLFMRAFLGFIHEAGLLAFDPDQQRWQWSPEDFDAMALEGDVVEFLAHRFRQLAPAQRALLVRAACLGNRFALADLALLSGRPASQCLDLLREEIDAGLLLLTDSRGDSDEITDPAHGKEADYWVRFVHDRVQQAAHGLIDPASLRATKLDIGRTLLRELPPTVVTERLFELAELLDAGQELIENRDEKLRLLELNLATARQARAATAYRGALRYHRAAAALLEEEAFADWVWHNHHQTAMDLSQDWAGSEFLEGDHALAERLLRQAAERAGSALERAQVLNGLIVQYTLQARYADAIAAGREALAALGVSLPAADFEAARDAEIARVRATLAEQLAGQPIATLAERAPMTDSTQGMVGCLLIAMGPPCYRAHQRLWSVIVPMVVNLTLRHGNLPQIGYSHTAFAGLMIWVEDDFATARAFSDLAEQLMGQHFQAPSDQSVFRLMIGSSARFWFEHLERSSADYAQAYDIGLRAGNLQYAAYAFGHRMYCRFFQGIELTTLREETEESLKFSRTRFNQWAIDLLEGGLLIIDSLSKIDTEQARRTSAENDWLERVTAHDNPQVLCIYRILKSFTLLLLGRHADALTVAEEVEPALYMVGTQGLLPWPMHLYSRFLTLSALYPWVDPARQHRWNDELITILGRLQRWGAQNPANFSPMTTLAEAELARLHGDAPRAMHKYVTATGLAQAGRFLHWEGFIAERAAWFWESQDNDRVAQGCWQQAYDAFARWGAKAKLQAMEIHYRDWISARLPPTGGNPETEQMRAAVVERQIKLLRLQSAQTQETGLRYQAERQAAELAEATLRLREEVAQRKAAEAELRESEARFRLTFDESPVGAGIVSLDLRYQRANAAMCRFLGYTQAQMRNMSVADITYPDDLAGTRDLAAKLLTGEIAETHLDKRYLRADRTSVWGRLSVSLIRDNQGQPLYFLTLVEDITKAKATEQALRRASEEAQAASRAKSEFLANMSHEIRTPLNGVLGMLQLLEETRLTKEQGEYTCTALSCSKRLEALLTDILDLSRIEAGKLSLTPAPLRLADLREAVMDIFSLAATEKGLTLAIEILPGLPERILGDELRLRQVLLNLVGNAIKYSDGGQVSVTLSPFLATDSAPARIAFEVRDTGRGIPPEDIERVFQPFFQSSPKPGSVSQGAGLGLSIVQRLLGLMDGHIEVKSTLGFGTTVRFTLPLQAVNSQTTPLLAASENVVVETKRASLHLLVVDDEPTNLLVARRLLEKSGHRVQCANNGLEALEALRGTAFDALLMDVQMPGMNGLETTQAIRDGAAGAERARVPIIAMTAHAMRGDEERFLAQGMDAYASKPIDRLELLATIERIQGLG, encoded by the coding sequence ATGCCCCATCGATCCTCCCTCCCTCCTCGACCCTTGATCATTCCCGAACACCTTTATGGTCGCGACAGCGAGCGTGGCGTCCTGCTTGACGCCTTTGCGCGAATCGCACAAGGCACCGGGGAGATACTCCTGGTCCCGGGTCCGTCCGGGGTGGGCAAAACAGCGCTTGTCCAACAGCTCAAACAACCCGTGCTGGCCAGCAACGGGCGATTCTGCGCAGGCAAATTCAGTCAGTACCAACAGGGTGTGCCCCATCTGGCCATGCGTCAGGCGCTCGCCAGCCTGGGCCGGTCACTAACCGAAGACAATAGCAGCGGAGTGGATTGGCCGGCACGACTACAGGCCGCTGTGGGCGATTTCGGGCATCTGCTCACCGGCCTTGCACCCGAGCTTACGCCTCTGCTCGGCACACCAGCGCCACCGCCGGATATCAGTCCGTTGGAAGCACGCCACCGTTTCGCGACCGTGCTGCGGCGGTTTCTTGCGCCCCTGTGCCAACCGGAACATCCACTGGTCATTTTCATCGACGACTGGCAGTGGGCGGACGCGGCCTCCCTCGCCGTGCTTGAATCACTCGAGATCGGCACCACACTGCGCTATCTGCTGCTGATTGCCGCCTACCGCGATGACGAAGTGGATGAGGCCCATCCCTTTCGCGCCACCCTGGGCAGTCTGAAACACCAACATCGGCCCATCAAGACGCTGGCGGTACGACCCCTTGGATTATCGGCCCAGCAGGATTTTCTGCTTGCCACCCTCGAGCCGACACTGGCCGAACCGGCCGAACTGGCCCACATGATGCATCGGCATACCCAGGGCAACCCCCTGTTCATGCGTGCCTTCCTTGGTTTTATCCATGAGGCGGGTCTACTGGCCTTCGACCCTGACCAGCAGCGCTGGCAGTGGTCGCCCGAGGACTTCGATGCCATGGCGCTGGAAGGCGATGTGGTGGAATTCCTCGCCCACCGCTTTCGTCAGCTTGCTCCTGCGCAGCGCGCACTCCTGGTGCGGGCTGCCTGCCTGGGCAATCGCTTTGCCCTTGCCGATCTTGCTCTGCTCAGTGGTCGTCCGGCAAGCCAGTGTCTTGACTTGCTGCGCGAGGAAATCGACGCCGGCTTGCTGTTGCTCACGGACAGCCGCGGCGACAGTGATGAGATAACAGATCCCGCACATGGCAAAGAGGCCGACTACTGGGTGCGTTTTGTCCATGACCGGGTACAGCAAGCCGCACATGGACTCATCGACCCGGCCAGCCTCAGGGCGACCAAGCTCGACATTGGGCGCACCCTGCTGCGCGAGCTACCCCCGACGGTGGTGACCGAGCGCCTATTCGAATTGGCTGAGCTGTTAGACGCCGGCCAGGAGCTGATCGAGAATCGCGACGAGAAGCTACGGCTACTAGAGCTGAACCTTGCAACCGCGCGCCAGGCACGGGCTGCCACCGCCTACCGTGGCGCACTGCGTTATCACCGCGCGGCGGCCGCCTTGCTTGAAGAGGAGGCCTTTGCCGACTGGGTATGGCACAACCACCATCAAACGGCCATGGATTTGTCGCAAGACTGGGCGGGCAGCGAGTTCCTCGAGGGTGATCACGCCTTGGCCGAGCGCTTGCTGCGGCAGGCCGCCGAACGTGCCGGCAGCGCCCTGGAACGGGCCCAAGTGCTCAATGGACTCATCGTCCAATACACCCTTCAGGCGCGCTATGCGGATGCCATCGCGGCCGGCCGCGAAGCCCTGGCCGCGCTCGGCGTCAGCCTGCCAGCCGCCGACTTCGAGGCGGCGCGGGATGCCGAGATTGCGCGGGTGCGCGCCACCCTGGCCGAGCAACTGGCGGGTCAACCCATCGCCACCCTGGCTGAACGCGCGCCGATGACCGACTCGACCCAAGGCATGGTCGGCTGCCTGCTGATCGCCATGGGCCCGCCTTGCTACCGCGCTCATCAGCGACTGTGGTCTGTCATCGTGCCCATGGTGGTCAACCTGACCCTGCGTCATGGCAACCTACCGCAGATTGGCTATAGCCACACCGCTTTCGCCGGCCTGATGATCTGGGTGGAGGATGATTTCGCCACCGCCCGGGCCTTCAGCGACCTGGCCGAGCAACTCATGGGCCAGCACTTTCAGGCCCCCTCGGACCAGAGTGTCTTTCGGCTGATGATCGGCAGCTCGGCGCGCTTTTGGTTCGAGCACCTTGAGCGCAGCAGCGCCGACTATGCACAAGCCTATGATATCGGTCTGCGCGCCGGCAATCTGCAATACGCCGCTTATGCCTTTGGGCACAGGATGTATTGCCGGTTTTTCCAGGGGATAGAACTGACCACCCTGCGTGAAGAAACCGAGGAGTCGCTTAAGTTCAGCCGCACCCGCTTCAATCAGTGGGCGATCGACCTGCTCGAGGGTGGACTGTTGATCATCGACAGCCTGAGCAAGATCGACACGGAGCAAGCCAGGCGCACAAGCGCGGAGAACGACTGGCTAGAGCGAGTCACCGCGCACGACAACCCCCAAGTCCTATGCATTTACCGCATTCTTAAAAGCTTCACTCTGTTGCTGCTTGGCCGCCACGCGGACGCCCTGACCGTCGCCGAGGAGGTGGAACCCGCGCTTTACATGGTCGGCACCCAGGGACTCTTGCCCTGGCCCATGCATCTGTACTCACGCTTTCTGACCCTGAGCGCGCTCTACCCCTGGGTCGACCCAGCCCGCCAGCATCGGTGGAACGACGAACTCATCACAATACTGGGCCGGCTGCAGCGCTGGGGCGCGCAAAACCCCGCGAATTTTTCCCCCATGACCACCCTGGCGGAGGCAGAACTGGCGCGTCTGCACGGCGATGCCCCGCGAGCCATGCACAAATACGTGACCGCCACCGGTCTGGCACAGGCCGGACGTTTTTTGCATTGGGAAGGGTTTATCGCCGAACGCGCGGCCTGGTTCTGGGAGTCCCAGGACAACGACAGAGTCGCCCAGGGCTGCTGGCAGCAAGCCTATGATGCCTTTGCTCGTTGGGGCGCGAAGGCCAAGCTCCAGGCAATGGAGATCCATTATCGCGACTGGATCTCGGCGCGACTGCCACCGACTGGTGGCAACCCCGAGACCGAGCAAATGCGCGCGGCCGTGGTGGAGCGGCAAATCAAACTGCTGCGATTGCAGTCCGCGCAGACACAGGAGACCGGGCTGCGCTACCAGGCCGAGCGTCAAGCCGCGGAACTGGCCGAGGCAACCCTACGCCTACGCGAGGAAGTCGCGCAGCGCAAGGCCGCGGAAGCTGAGCTGCGCGAGAGCGAGGCGCGCTTTCGCCTCACCTTCGATGAGTCGCCGGTTGGTGCCGGCATCGTCTCGCTCGATCTGCGTTATCAGCGCGCCAATGCCGCCATGTGCCGCTTTCTTGGCTACACCCAAGCACAGATGCGGAACATGAGCGTTGCCGACATCACCTATCCCGACGATCTCGCCGGAACGCGCGACCTAGCCGCCAAACTGCTGACCGGCGAGATCGCCGAAACCCACCTCGACAAGCGCTATCTGCGCGCTGACCGGACCTCGGTCTGGGGCCGTCTGTCGGTCAGTCTGATCCGCGACAACCAGGGCCAACCGCTGTACTTCTTGACCCTGGTCGAGGACATCACCAAAGCCAAGGCCACCGAGCAGGCGCTGCGACGCGCCAGCGAGGAAGCGCAGGCGGCGAGTCGCGCCAAAAGCGAGTTCCTGGCCAACATGAGCCACGAGATCCGCACACCCCTCAATGGCGTGCTCGGCATGCTGCAATTGCTTGAGGAAACCCGGCTGACCAAGGAACAGGGCGAATACACCTGCACCGCGCTCAGCTGCTCCAAGCGTCTGGAAGCGCTGCTGACAGACATTCTCGATCTATCACGCATCGAGGCCGGCAAGCTGAGTCTGACGCCAGCGCCCTTGCGGCTCGCGGATCTGCGCGAAGCGGTGATGGACATCTTCAGCCTGGCCGCCACCGAGAAAGGACTGACTCTTGCCATCGAGATTCTGCCAGGCTTGCCGGAACGGATCCTCGGCGACGAGTTGCGCTTGCGCCAGGTGCTGCTCAATCTGGTCGGCAACGCCATTAAATACTCCGATGGCGGGCAGGTTTCCGTGACCCTAAGCCCCTTTCTCGCGACTGACTCGGCACCGGCGCGCATCGCCTTTGAGGTGCGCGACACCGGCCGCGGGATTCCGCCCGAGGACATCGAGCGGGTCTTTCAGCCCTTTTTCCAATCTTCGCCCAAGCCAGGATCAGTCTCGCAGGGCGCGGGGCTTGGCCTGTCCATTGTGCAGCGCCTGCTCGGACTCATGGATGGCCACATTGAGGTTAAAAGCACCCTTGGATTTGGCACCACCGTGCGCTTCACACTGCCATTGCAGGCTGTCAACTCACAGACCACTCCCCTGCTGGCCGCAAGCGAGAATGTGGTCGTGGAGACCAAGCGCGCATCCCTGCATCTGCTGGTAGTCGACGATGAGCCAACCAATCTGCTGGTCGCGCGACGCCTGCTCGAGAAATCCGGTCACCGCGTCCAGTGCGCCAACAATGGCCTGGAAGCGCTCGAGGCGCTGCGCGGCACCGCCTTCGATGCCTTATTGATGGATGTCCAAATGCCGGGCATGAACGGACTCGAGACCACCCAAGCGATCCGCGACGGAGCCGCTGGAGCGGAACGCGCGCGCGTCCCCATCATCGCCATGACCGCCCATGCCATGCGCGGAGACGAGGAGCGTTTTTTGGCACAAGGCATGGATGCCTATGCCTCCAAGCCAATCGACCGGCTCGAACTGCTGGCGACCATCGAACGGATTCAAGGCCTCGGCTGA
- a CDS encoding sulfur globule protein CV3 — MTNRLKPNKLKFGLAAALIAGAGALASLPAQAFWWPWSGGPWGGNPWYGGYYPYHGGYYPYYGGYYPYHGGYAPYHGYPYGGYGYPYGGYYYPYQSAPAQSSSDS, encoded by the coding sequence ATGACCAATAGACTCAAGCCCAACAAACTCAAATTCGGTTTAGCGGCAGCCCTGATCGCCGGCGCGGGCGCTCTCGCCAGCCTGCCAGCGCAGGCCTTTTGGTGGCCCTGGTCGGGCGGCCCCTGGGGCGGAAATCCCTGGTATGGCGGCTATTACCCCTACCATGGCGGTTACTATCCGTACTACGGCGGTTACTATCCGTACCATGGTGGTTATGCTCCTTACCATGGCTACCCCTATGGTGGCTATGGCTATCCTTACGGGGGCTATTACTACCCCTATCAGAGCGCACCGGCACAGTCCTCGTCCGATAGCTGA
- the gloB gene encoding hydroxyacylglutathione hydrolase has protein sequence MHIEPIPAFADNYIWVLHQPQDSRVVVVDPGDARPVLDFLAVRRLELAAILITHHHRDHIGGVAALQSAWPRAEVLAPEDPRIPGATRRLGEGERFRLPGLEFDLQVLAVPGHTSSHIAYLRVDADQPALFCGDTLFSVGCGRVFDGTPEQLAASLRRIAALAPETLCYCAHEYTLENLGFARWVEPENPALAERATEAERLRAAQQPTVPSSLAVELKTNPFLRVDQPGVIAAAERAAGHQLNGPTEVFAALRRWKDEDYD, from the coding sequence ATGCACATCGAGCCCATCCCGGCTTTCGCGGATAACTACATCTGGGTGTTGCATCAGCCGCAAGACTCGCGAGTTGTCGTGGTCGATCCAGGCGATGCGCGGCCGGTTCTGGACTTTCTTGCCGTGCGGCGGCTGGAGCTGGCGGCCATTCTGATCACTCACCATCACCGCGACCATATCGGTGGGGTGGCGGCGCTGCAGTCGGCCTGGCCGCGCGCCGAGGTGTTGGCGCCAGAAGATCCGCGCATTCCGGGCGCGACGCGGCGCCTGGGCGAGGGCGAGCGCTTCAGACTGCCGGGTCTGGAGTTTGACCTCCAGGTGCTGGCGGTGCCTGGGCATACCTCCAGCCACATTGCTTATCTCAGGGTCGACGCGGATCAGCCGGCGCTGTTCTGTGGTGATACCCTCTTCAGTGTTGGTTGCGGGCGGGTGTTCGACGGAACGCCCGAACAACTGGCCGCTTCGCTGCGTCGAATTGCCGCACTGGCCCCCGAGACCCTCTGCTATTGCGCGCATGAATATACACTCGAGAACCTAGGTTTCGCGCGCTGGGTGGAGCCTGAAAATCCGGCACTGGCCGAGCGCGCCACGGAGGCCGAGCGGCTGCGCGCAGCTCAACAGCCCACAGTGCCGTCCAGCCTGGCCGTGGAGCTTAAGACCAATCCCTTCCTGCGCGTCGATCAGCCCGGTGTCATCGCCGCCGCCGAGCGCGCGGCCGGCCACCAGCTCAATGGCCCAACCGAGGTCTTTGCCGCGCTGCGTCGGTGGAAGGATGAGGACTACGACTGA
- the dxs gene encoding 1-deoxy-D-xylulose-5-phosphate synthase yields MPDASAADAALATYPLLAQIQDPADLRSMSSEQLKQLAAELRGFLIDSVSRTGGHLAAGLGVVELTIALHHVFDTPHDRLVWDVGHQAYPHKILTGRRDRMHRMRMKGGLSGFPKRSESRYDTFGVGHSSTSISAALGMSIAARVKGERRQVIAVIGDGSLGAGMAFEALNHGGPLDPDLLVILNDNEMSISPPVGAISRHLSRLLSSRVYTSVREGSKSALRGMPHLRHLVGRWEEHMKGMVMPSTMFEEMGFNYIGPIDGHDMDDLIATLNNMKAMPGPRFLHVSTQKGHGYEPAEGQPVQFHGVTPFDSKTGRMHKKAGGKTYTQIFGDWLCEAAEIEPRLLAITPAMREGSGMVAFSERFPERYFDVGIAEQHAVTLAAGMACEGMKPVVAIYSTFLQRAYDQLVHDVCLQGLDVTFAVDRAGLVGADGATHAGSFDLSYSRPLPNLIIMAPADENECRRMLQTALEHPGPAMVRYPRGCGPGVEIDPSAPVLTIGEGEMLHQGEQVALLGFGSRVFPALEVGEELNATVANMRFVKPLDERLILDLADRHQLLITIEENVIAGGAGSAVSELLSAHGLMVRCVHLGLPDFCQEQASHGEQLHVCGLDTSGIRDAVLSEMADLGLNPKSRPALAQAQA; encoded by the coding sequence ATGCCTGATGCCTCTGCCGCTGACGCGGCCCTCGCGACCTATCCGCTGCTTGCGCAAATTCAGGACCCGGCCGATCTGCGGTCGATGTCGAGCGAGCAGCTCAAGCAACTGGCCGCGGAACTACGCGGCTTCCTGATCGACAGCGTCTCGCGCACCGGCGGTCATCTGGCCGCTGGCTTGGGTGTGGTGGAACTGACCATTGCGCTGCATCATGTGTTCGATACTCCGCATGATCGCCTGGTGTGGGATGTGGGGCATCAGGCTTATCCGCACAAAATCCTCACCGGGCGGCGTGATCGCATGCACCGCATGCGTATGAAAGGCGGCTTGTCCGGCTTCCCCAAGCGCAGCGAGAGCCGCTACGACACCTTTGGCGTCGGCCATTCCAGCACCTCGATTAGCGCGGCGCTGGGCATGTCCATCGCCGCGCGCGTGAAGGGCGAGCGCCGGCAGGTGATCGCGGTGATTGGTGATGGCTCGCTCGGCGCGGGCATGGCGTTCGAGGCCTTGAACCACGGCGGCCCGCTCGATCCGGATTTGCTGGTGATCCTCAACGACAACGAGATGTCCATCTCCCCGCCCGTGGGCGCCATCAGTCGGCATCTCTCGCGACTGCTCTCAAGCCGGGTCTACACCAGCGTGCGCGAGGGCAGCAAGAGCGCGCTGCGCGGCATGCCGCATCTGCGCCACCTGGTCGGGCGCTGGGAAGAGCACATGAAAGGCATGGTGATGCCAAGCACCATGTTCGAGGAGATGGGCTTTAATTATATCGGGCCCATTGATGGCCATGACATGGATGATCTCATTGCCACGCTGAACAACATGAAAGCCATGCCCGGGCCGCGCTTTCTGCATGTGTCCACACAAAAAGGCCATGGCTACGAGCCGGCCGAGGGGCAGCCGGTGCAATTTCATGGCGTCACCCCCTTTGACTCGAAAACCGGGCGGATGCATAAGAAGGCCGGCGGCAAGACCTACACGCAGATATTTGGCGACTGGCTGTGCGAGGCCGCCGAGATCGAGCCGCGCTTGCTGGCCATCACCCCGGCCATGCGCGAGGGCTCGGGCATGGTGGCTTTCTCCGAGCGTTTCCCGGAGCGCTACTTCGACGTTGGCATTGCCGAGCAGCACGCCGTGACCCTGGCCGCCGGCATGGCCTGCGAGGGCATGAAGCCGGTGGTGGCCATTTACTCAACCTTTCTGCAGCGCGCCTATGATCAGCTCGTGCACGATGTCTGTCTGCAGGGGCTGGATGTGACCTTCGCGGTTGATCGCGCCGGCTTGGTTGGCGCCGATGGCGCGACCCATGCCGGCAGTTTCGACTTGAGCTATAGCCGGCCTCTGCCCAACCTGATCATCATGGCCCCGGCGGATGAAAACGAATGCCGGCGTATGCTGCAAACCGCGCTTGAGCATCCGGGGCCGGCCATGGTGCGTTACCCGCGCGGCTGTGGGCCCGGGGTGGAGATCGACCCAAGCGCGCCTGTGTTGACCATTGGCGAGGGTGAGATGTTGCACCAGGGTGAGCAGGTGGCCTTGCTTGGCTTCGGCAGTCGGGTCTTCCCGGCGTTGGAAGTGGGGGAGGAGCTGAATGCCACCGTGGCCAACATGCGCTTCGTCAAGCCACTCGATGAACGCCTGATTCTGGATTTGGCCGACCGACACCAACTGCTGATCACCATTGAGGAGAATGTCATCGCTGGCGGCGCGGGCTCGGCGGTCTCGGAGCTCTTGTCCGCCCATGGTCTGATGGTGCGCTGCGTGCATCTCGGTCTGCCGGATTTCTGTCAGGAGCAGGCCAGCCATGGTGAGCAGCTCCATGTTTGCGGTTTGGATACATCCGGTATTCGCGATGCGGTGCTGAGTGAAATGGCGGATCTGGGGCTGAATCCAAAGTCGCGACCAGCCTTGGCACAGGCGCAGGCTTAG
- a CDS encoding diguanylate cyclase, producing MTYRHTQGESHSTNRSNTERALLVEDSRSLRQYLAEAIHDIADIQVASAGSLEEARRLIRDQPKEYFVGILDLNLPDAPDGEVVDLVAEAGIPIIVLTGFMDDSLRGRILTKPNVIDYVLKTNPSEIDYVARLVRRVHRNHRIKVLIVDDSKGFRLYLKELLRTHRYQTIEAEDGEEALKLLHQHLDIRLMLTDFHMPKMDGQTLITQARRHFDRNQLGIIGFSDQSAPITSAKLLKAGANDFIAKPFLIEEFYCRITQNVETLEFIHLVRDSAVRDFLTQLHNRRYLFDVGTKAYEQAKERDSGFAAVIIDIDHFKQVNDTHGHFIGDRVLQRVATAMRKSAHQDDLLVRYGGEEFCLLIHGERASARLAEELERIRFAIASLEIPNGNEVLRVTASLGATLNKSSSLAAMIDIADAALYLAKTEGRNRVRIS from the coding sequence ATGACTTATCGCCATACTCAGGGTGAAAGCCACTCAACCAACAGATCAAATACTGAAAGAGCACTACTCGTCGAAGATAGCCGTTCACTGCGACAGTATCTCGCCGAGGCCATTCATGACATCGCCGATATTCAGGTGGCCAGCGCGGGCTCGCTTGAAGAGGCCCGCCGGCTGATTCGCGACCAGCCAAAAGAGTATTTCGTCGGCATTCTCGATCTCAACCTGCCGGATGCACCCGACGGCGAGGTTGTCGACCTGGTGGCGGAAGCGGGCATTCCCATTATCGTGCTGACCGGCTTCATGGACGACAGCCTGCGCGGGCGCATTCTCACCAAGCCCAATGTCATCGACTACGTACTCAAGACCAACCCGAGCGAGATCGACTATGTCGCCCGGCTGGTCAGGCGGGTTCATCGCAATCATCGGATCAAGGTGCTGATTGTCGATGACTCCAAGGGTTTTCGGTTGTACCTGAAAGAACTGCTGCGCACTCACCGCTATCAAACGATTGAAGCCGAGGACGGCGAAGAAGCCCTCAAGCTGCTGCATCAACATCTTGACATCCGTCTGATGCTGACGGACTTTCACATGCCCAAGATGGACGGTCAAACGCTGATCACCCAGGCGCGCCGTCATTTCGACCGCAATCAACTCGGCATCATTGGTTTTTCGGACCAAAGCGCGCCCATCACCTCGGCCAAGCTGCTCAAGGCCGGCGCCAATGACTTCATCGCCAAGCCTTTTTTGATCGAGGAGTTCTACTGCCGCATTACCCAGAATGTCGAAACCCTGGAGTTTATTCACCTCGTGCGCGATTCGGCCGTGCGCGATTTCCTCACCCAACTTCATAACCGGCGCTATCTGTTCGACGTCGGCACCAAGGCTTACGAGCAGGCCAAGGAGCGGGACTCAGGATTTGCGGCGGTGATCATCGATATCGACCACTTTAAGCAGGTTAATGACACACACGGGCATTTTATCGGCGACCGGGTGTTGCAGCGCGTTGCCACCGCCATGCGCAAGTCCGCGCACCAGGATGACCTGCTGGTTCGCTATGGCGGCGAGGAGTTCTGCCTGCTGATCCATGGCGAGCGTGCATCCGCACGGCTTGCCGAGGAACTCGAGCGCATTCGCTTTGCAATTGCCTCCCTTGAAATCCCGAACGGCAATGAGGTACTGCGGGTGACCGCCAGCCTAGGCGCGACCCTAAACAAAAGCAGCTCGCTCGCCGCCATGATCGATATCGCCGACGCCGCGCTCTATCTTGCCAAGACCGAGGGACGCAATCGGGTGCGCATTAGCTGA